In a single window of the Podarcis raffonei isolate rPodRaf1 chromosome 14, rPodRaf1.pri, whole genome shotgun sequence genome:
- the METTL22 gene encoding methyltransferase-like protein 22 isoform X2 yields MSLQQCTIQGAGEREVMDDIIFRSDTVLSDVHLHTPSKRHLMVRLNAVGQPVFLSQFKFLLDKSNQKTEREVSGFEKENFKHQDKRGEGLDVEDPADDHVTLKSTNKEENSLKGIQALLDKDGDLEVVRKPPLLDAEAEDLSRDKVCPIILMKGGEVLEEQEQENNCYDIIKIEHAMATPLEDVGKQVWRGAFLLADYILSKQDFFKDCTVLELGGGTGIVSIIMAKAAKAIYCTDIGEDLLEMCERNITLNKHLTEPAGTKIKVRVLDWLKDEFCIDPDHSYSWSEEEIAELHDFTTVILAADVFYDDDLTDAFFKTLYRITGNLKNSSTIYLSIEKRLNFTLRHMDVVCEAYNYFRSTLNDLENIRDGKMRYTVQPVQLSFPQHIIYERVEQLELWKITADMTTERSTHTHTHLPERLKTGHGDFSTE; encoded by the exons ATGTCCCTTCAGCAGTGCACCATACAAGGtgcaggggagagagaggtgaTGGATGACATCATCTTCCGAAGTGACACTGTCCTATCTGATGTCCACCTACACACCCCAAGCAAAAGGCATTTAATGGTCAGGCTGAATGCTGTCGGACAGCCAG TGTTTCTCTCACAGTTCAAATTCCTTTTGGACAAAAGCAATCAGAAGACTGAGAGGGAAGTGAGtggctttgaaaaagaaaactttAAACACCAGGACAAACGTGGAGAGGGATTAGATGTGGAGGATCCTGCTGATGACCACGTTACTCTGAAAAGCACTAACAAGGAAGAGAACTCTTTGAAAGGAATTCAAGCTTTGTTAGACAAAGATGGGGATTTGGAGGTTGTCCGGAAGCCTCCGTTACTTGATGCAGAAGCTGAAGATCTTTCAAGGGACAAAGTGTGCCCCATCATTTTGATGAAAGGTGGAGAAGTCTTGGAAGAACAAGAGCAAGAAAACAATTGCTATGATATTATTAAAATAG AGCACGCCATGGCAACCCCTTTAGAGGATGTTGGCAAACAG GTCTGGCGAGGAGCCTTCTTACTTGCAGACTACATCCTCTCCAAGCAAGATTTCTTTAAGGACTGCACAGTGCTGGAGCTTGGGGGCGGCACCGGAATTGTCAGTATCATCATGGCAAAGGCAGCCAAGGCCATTTATTGCACAG ATATTGGTGAAGATCTCCTGGAAATGTGTGAACGAAATATTACATTAAACAAGCACCTTACTGAGCCAGCAG GAACTAAGATTAAGGTCAGAGTGCTGGACTGGCTTAAAGATGAGTTCTGTATTG ATCCTGATCATTCCTACAGCTGGTCTGAAGAAGAGATTGCAGAGCTTCACGATTTCACCACTGTGATCCTAGCTGCTGATG TATTTTATGACGATGATCTAACAGATGCCTTTTTCAAAACGCTGTATCGAATCACTGGGAACTTGAAAAACTCCTCCACCATCTACTTGTCAATAGAAAAGAG GCTCAACTTCACCTTAAGACACATGGATGTTGTATGTGAAGCATACAATTACTTTCGAAGCACCTTGAATGATCTAGAAAATATCAGAGATGGCAAAATGAGATATACTGTTCAGCCTGTCCAACTCTCCTTTCCTCAACATATTATTTATGAGCGGGTTGAACAATTG GAGTTATGGAAGATTACAGCTGACATGACCACTgaaagaagcacacacacacacacacacctccctgagAGATTGAAAACCGGACATGGGGACTTCAGTACAGAATAA
- the METTL22 gene encoding methyltransferase-like protein 22 isoform X1 — protein MQNGSSGVNEAAARGEMSLQQCTIQGAGEREVMDDIIFRSDTVLSDVHLHTPSKRHLMVRLNAVGQPVFLSQFKFLLDKSNQKTEREVSGFEKENFKHQDKRGEGLDVEDPADDHVTLKSTNKEENSLKGIQALLDKDGDLEVVRKPPLLDAEAEDLSRDKVCPIILMKGGEVLEEQEQENNCYDIIKIEHAMATPLEDVGKQVWRGAFLLADYILSKQDFFKDCTVLELGGGTGIVSIIMAKAAKAIYCTDIGEDLLEMCERNITLNKHLTEPAGTKIKVRVLDWLKDEFCIDPDHSYSWSEEEIAELHDFTTVILAADVFYDDDLTDAFFKTLYRITGNLKNSSTIYLSIEKRLNFTLRHMDVVCEAYNYFRSTLNDLENIRDGKMRYTVQPVQLSFPQHIIYERVEQLELWKITADMTTERSTHTHTHLPERLKTGHGDFSTE, from the exons ATGCAAAATGGCAGCAGCGGCGTCAACGAAGCTGCCGCGAGAGGGGAG ATGTCCCTTCAGCAGTGCACCATACAAGGtgcaggggagagagaggtgaTGGATGACATCATCTTCCGAAGTGACACTGTCCTATCTGATGTCCACCTACACACCCCAAGCAAAAGGCATTTAATGGTCAGGCTGAATGCTGTCGGACAGCCAG TGTTTCTCTCACAGTTCAAATTCCTTTTGGACAAAAGCAATCAGAAGACTGAGAGGGAAGTGAGtggctttgaaaaagaaaactttAAACACCAGGACAAACGTGGAGAGGGATTAGATGTGGAGGATCCTGCTGATGACCACGTTACTCTGAAAAGCACTAACAAGGAAGAGAACTCTTTGAAAGGAATTCAAGCTTTGTTAGACAAAGATGGGGATTTGGAGGTTGTCCGGAAGCCTCCGTTACTTGATGCAGAAGCTGAAGATCTTTCAAGGGACAAAGTGTGCCCCATCATTTTGATGAAAGGTGGAGAAGTCTTGGAAGAACAAGAGCAAGAAAACAATTGCTATGATATTATTAAAATAG AGCACGCCATGGCAACCCCTTTAGAGGATGTTGGCAAACAG GTCTGGCGAGGAGCCTTCTTACTTGCAGACTACATCCTCTCCAAGCAAGATTTCTTTAAGGACTGCACAGTGCTGGAGCTTGGGGGCGGCACCGGAATTGTCAGTATCATCATGGCAAAGGCAGCCAAGGCCATTTATTGCACAG ATATTGGTGAAGATCTCCTGGAAATGTGTGAACGAAATATTACATTAAACAAGCACCTTACTGAGCCAGCAG GAACTAAGATTAAGGTCAGAGTGCTGGACTGGCTTAAAGATGAGTTCTGTATTG ATCCTGATCATTCCTACAGCTGGTCTGAAGAAGAGATTGCAGAGCTTCACGATTTCACCACTGTGATCCTAGCTGCTGATG TATTTTATGACGATGATCTAACAGATGCCTTTTTCAAAACGCTGTATCGAATCACTGGGAACTTGAAAAACTCCTCCACCATCTACTTGTCAATAGAAAAGAG GCTCAACTTCACCTTAAGACACATGGATGTTGTATGTGAAGCATACAATTACTTTCGAAGCACCTTGAATGATCTAGAAAATATCAGAGATGGCAAAATGAGATATACTGTTCAGCCTGTCCAACTCTCCTTTCCTCAACATATTATTTATGAGCGGGTTGAACAATTG GAGTTATGGAAGATTACAGCTGACATGACCACTgaaagaagcacacacacacacacacacctccctgagAGATTGAAAACCGGACATGGGGACTTCAGTACAGAATAA